The genomic interval ACAAAGATTTCGTACCCTTTACTCTCTAAGTAGTCCCGAATGTACCGTTTCAAGCGGACATCACTAACCAAATTCACCTCTCTCTCGTAATCCATACGGGGCTTATTCTCATCATCAGGATCCCCATTGGGATTGGTCATTTTGGCGTCATAGAGCAAAAGAATTTCCGAATTCCGGTTGTAGAGCGTCATTCTCCTTCCTCCTTTCCTTTCTTCCAGGTTACCATCTTGTAGGTGCAGAAGGCATACCCGGAGAGTAGATAGTACACGTTCTCGGCCTCCGAAAGATGCCAATCTCGAATGTGAGCATCCATGAGGCCCTTCATCACCGCAAAGGTTTTCTCGTGGTACCGCCGAATCCGGTACTGGTCAAGTTTCTCAAAGACTTCACTGGAGAGCGTTATGATTTTTTTCGCACTCATCCCGTTAAAATTAACCTTGTTGAGGATGGGTTTTTTGTCTGAATCACCTCCTTGCACCTGTTGTGCCCCGATTTCTCCAATGAGATACCCCAGAAGAAATAAGGCTGCTTCTTCCTCCGAATAGCCCATCCGCCTCATGTACTGCTCCACATCCTCCGGTAAGACGCCTGATTCAATCGCCACCATTC from Atribacterota bacterium carries:
- the cas8b gene encoding type I-B CRISPR-associated protein Cas8b/Csh1 produces the protein VKPGSNPGGRLVQGIVRTQFMLKVFEKLSLIERSEGMVAIESGVLPEDVEQYMRRMGYSEEEAALFLLGYLIGEIGAQQVQGGDSDKKPILNKVNFNGMSAKKIITLSSEVFEKLDQYRIRRYHEKTFAVMKGLMDAHIRDWHLSEAENVYYLLSGYAFCTYKMVTWKKGKEEGE